The following coding sequences lie in one Bacteroidota bacterium genomic window:
- a CDS encoding ferritin, with amino-acid sequence MIAKKVESALNQQIELEAASSQYYLAMASWAETQGLEGVAAFLYTHADEERMHMLKLIKYVNERGGQALIPALKAQPQKFKSVQFVFEEVLKHEVLVSNEINNCVEVCLKEKDYTTHNFLQWYVSEQIEEEALARKILDKLKFIGGDKSGLYFFDRDLGSISVADTGADKGNA; translated from the coding sequence ATGATCGCAAAAAAAGTAGAATCAGCTTTAAATCAGCAAATCGAGCTGGAAGCAGCATCTTCACAATATTATTTAGCAATGGCTTCTTGGGCTGAAACACAAGGTTTAGAAGGTGTTGCAGCCTTTTTATACACACATGCAGATGAGGAGCGCATGCACATGCTTAAATTGATAAAGTATGTAAACGAGCGTGGTGGACAAGCGTTGATTCCGGCATTAAAGGCACAACCGCAAAAATTTAAATCAGTACAATTTGTATTTGAGGAAGTATTGAAGCACGAAGTATTGGTTTCAAATGAAATTAATAATTGTGTTGAAGTGTGTTTGAAAGAAAAGGATTATACAACACACAACTTCTTGCAATGGTATGTTTCTGAGCAAATTGAAGAAGAAGCATTGGCTCGCAAAATCCTAGATAAATTAAAATTTATTGGTGGAGATAAGAGTGGTTTATATTTCTTCGATAGAGATTTGGGTAGTATTTCTGTTGCGGATACTGGCGCAGATAAAGGAAACGCATAA